The DNA sequence AGATATGAAAGAAAAAATTGTCCCGAACAAAACAATACCACACATGCAGGGGTGCACCTagagacgcggcctccaaacaccccaaaacagggccaatacacaaaggcaatttcagctggaaaatttggggctgcgctctaagtgcacaccttggagtttcccaccCTAAACACCCCccacctgtgaaataccccccacaaactatatattcctaaaaagtgcacatctgcagctattcagcggcaccATCCTTTTCTTTAtatgtggagaattgtggtcgcagcaccccgtagtagcttgcggtttagcctaaaataaagaaaaaaattgagacaaagttagatttctccccaaaattcccatgaaaactacaaaaaacctaccaaatatcaatctgcaacttgtcctgaacaaaacgataccacacatgcaggggtgcacttagagacgcggcctccaaacaccccaaaacagggccaatacacaaaggcaatttcagctggaagatttggggctgcgctcgaagtgcacaccttggagtttcccagcctaaacacccacttacctgtgaaataccccccacaaaccatatattcctaaaaagtgcacacctgcagctattcagcggaatcatcctttccttcgtacgtggagaattgtggttgcagcaccccgtagtagcttgcggtttagcctaaaataaagaaaaaaattgagacaaagttagatttctccccaaaattcccacgaaaactacaaaaaacctaccaaatatcaatctgcaacttgtcctgaacaaaatgataccacacgtgcatgggtgcacttagaggcgtggcctccaaacaccccaaaacaaggtcaatacacaaaggcaatttctgctggaaaatttggggctgcgctcgaagtgcacaccttggagtttaccagcctaaacacccacttacctgtgaaataccccccacaaaccatatatagagatgtcgcgaactgttcgccggcgaacttgttcgcgcgaacatcgggtgttcgcgctcgccggaagttcgcgaacgtcgcgcgacgttcgccattttgggttcgccattgttggcgcttttttttgccctctcaccccagaccagcaggtacatggcagccaatcaggaagctctcccctggaccactccccttccctataaaaaccgaagccctgcagcgttttttcactctgcctgtgtgtgctgaagagatagtgtagggagagagctgctgcctgttagtgatttcagggacagttgaaagtttgctggctagtaatcgttttgatactgctctgttattggagggacagaagtctgcaggggtttgagggacattttagcttaggtagctttgctggctagtaatctaccttctactgcagtgctctgtatgtagctgcagtgggcagctgtcctgcttctgatctcatctgctgactgctgcaataacagtagtccttgtaaggactgcttttatttatttttttgttgttttactactactactactactactataagagcccagtgctattagtctagcagtgttggggagtgggactggtgtgctaatctgctgctcctagtagttcagcagcaccaactttaatttttttttttaatattcatttttttttattttacttttttttattttactaccgctgtagtagtgtataagttgaccttttaggcattatttgccctgtaggcattatttgcacactgttttcttcaacccgccatctagctgtgtgaccttgttcacattctgtctaaatatccataatattaccgtctccagaaaaaacaccggagtgacttttttcaagcagcattcatatattttacgtaatccgtatccaccgctgtagtagtgtatacgttgaccttgtaggcattatttgcacagtgttttcttcaacccgccatctagctgtgtgaccttgttcacattctgtctaaatatccataatattaccgtctccagaaaaaacaccggagtgacttttttcaagcagccataatatattttacgtaatccgtatccaccgctgtagtagtgtatacgttgaccttgtaggcattatttgcacagtgttttcttcaacccgccatctagctgtgtgaccttgttcacattctgtctaaatatccataatattaccgtctccagaaaaaacaccggagtgacttttttcaagcagccataatatattttacgtaatccgtatccaccgctgtagtagtgtatacgttgaccttgtaggcattatttgcacactgttttcttcaacccgccatctagctgtgtgaccttgttcacattctgtctaaatatccataatattaccgtctccagaaaaaacaccggagtgacttttttcaagcagccataatatattttacgtaatccgtatccaccgctgtagtagtgtatacgttgaccttgtaggcattatttgcacactgttttcttcaacccgccatctagctgtgtgaccttgttcacattctgtctaaatatccataatattaccgtctccagaaaaaacaccggagtgacttttttcaagcagccataatatattttacgtaatccgtatccaccgctgtagtagtgtatacgttgaccttgtaggcattatttgcacactgttttcttcaacccgccatctagctgtgtgaccttgttcacattctgtctaaatatccataatattaccgtctccagaaaaaacaccggagtgacttttttcaagcagccataatatattttacgtaatccgtatccaccgctgtagtagtgtatacgttgaccttgtaggcattgtttgcccagtttttttggccgcagccactgaagcacagaggccagaaaaaatatgccatataaatgctgaaaatagtcattttttgccatacgttgactcaacgtatatggcaaaaaatgactattttcagcatttatatggcatattttttctggcaactgtgcttcagtggctgcaaccaaaaaaactgggcaaacaatgtctacaaggtcaacgtatggcgaaaaatgactattttcagcatttatatggcatattttttctggcaactgtgcttcagtggctgcaaccaaaaaaactgggcaaacaatgtctacaaggtcaacgtatggcgaaaaatgactattttcagcatttatatggcatattttttctggcaactgtgcttcagtggctgcgtccaaaaaaactgggcaaacaatgcctacaaggtcaacgtatggcagttgtttaaagagaacagtagattactagccagcaaagctacctaagctaaaatgtccctcaaatccctgcagacttctgtccctccaataaagagcagtatcaagcagattactagccagcaaacttactatcatctgtccctgaaatcactaacagctctccccctacactatctcttccaagcacacacaggcagatttttcagatacatttttgcccttgatccccctctggcatgccactgtccaggtcgttgcaccctttaaacaactttaaaatcatttttctggccagaaattttttttttagatgttaaagttcgccttcccattgaagtctatggggttcgcgaaccgttcgcgaaccgctcgcgtttttgcgcaagttcgcgaatatgttcgcgaactttttttccgacgttcgctacatccctaaccatatattcctaaaaagtgcacacctgcagctattcagcggcgtcatcctttccttcgtacgtggagaattgtggtcgcagcaccccgtagtagcttgcggtttagcgtaaaataaagaaaaaaattgagacaaagttagatttctccccaaaattcccacgaaaactacaaaaaacctaccaaatatcaatctgcaacttgtcctgaacaaaacgataccacacatgcatgggtgcacttagaggcgcggcctccatacaccccaaaacaaggtcaatacacaaaggcaatttcagctggaagatttggggctgcgctcgaagtgcacaccttggagtttcccagcctaaacacccacttacctgtgaaataccccccacaaaccatatattcctaaaaagtgcacacctgcagctattcagcggcgtcatcctttccttcgtacgcGGAGAATTGTGGTtgcagcaccccgtagtagcttgcggtttagcctaaaataaagaaaaaaattgagacaaagttagatttctccccaaaattcccatgaaaactacaaaaaacctaccaaatatcaatctgcaacttgtcctgaacaagacaataccacacatgcatgggtgcacttagagacgcggcctccaaacaccccaaaataaGATCAATACACAAAgacaatttcagctggaagatttggggctgcgctctaaAGTGCACACCTTGCATTTCtttagtctaaacacccccttacctgtgaaatacccccacaaactatatattccttgaaagtgcacacctgcagctattaaGTATCGCCATCCTtactttcctacatgcagaactGTGGACAGAGTTCTCCATAGAATTTGAAGTTTGGcgggaaataaagaaaaaatcatCCAAAATCAGATTTCTCCCCAgtattgccatgacaactaaaagaAACCTACTTAACATCAATGTAGAACTTcttctgaataaaatgataccccacaTGTATGGTTGCACCTAACGACCCAGTCTCCAAACACCCTAAACTGGTACAATAGCTATATTTCGGGTTGTGCACACCttacagtttttcagtctaaacaccccttacaTCTAAAATACCCCCCAAACTATATAtgccttgaaagtgcacacctgcagttACTCAGTGGCGCCTTCCTTGCTTCcaacatgcagatctgtgggcgtaGTTCTCCGGAGAAGTGCGGtttgacctgaaaaaaaaaaaagttccaaagttagatttctccccaaaattgccatggcaactaaaaaaacctACTAAATCTCAGTCTTCAACTTCTACTGAACAAAAAGATACCCCACATATATGGGTGCATCTAAAGAGGCAGAAACCAAACACCCTAAAACTGAGGCAATAGCTAAATTTGGGGTTGTGCGCTCAAGATGACATCTTGCAGATTTTCCCccattacctgtgaaataccccacaAATTGTATAAGTACTGAACATACACACCTTTAGTTTTGTAGAAGTGCTGTCCTTGCCATTGTATATACAAACTTCTGAAGGCTATTCTTCACAGAATTACACGGTTACAGATTCATCATTTGATTTCTCTCCAATTTCCccaaagacgagtaataaaaagttacttaCCTATATCAGTTTAGTGGAGCTTCTTTGGACCTTTTGTTTCATCCGTACTCATGTCATCGGCAGTGCTGGTTTTTCTTCgctttttttagggggggggggaaggtactTTTAGAACACTAAATCTGCACATTTATGGAAAACAACCAACCTCCGTAGGCTACACCACCACAACAAAAGTGGTAAAGTAAAGAATATAATGGCTATATAAGAAGCTGAccctaaaggcagagacacatggtcagattcggggagattagttgcccggcgacaaatctcctcttctttggggtgactaatctccccaaactgccttcccctgccttccctagactagaatgtaaatccacggcgggatggcactctgagcacttcattttccgaagtcgtccgaagtttcctcaagaggcaacttcgggtgacttcggaaaacaaagcactccaagtgtcatcccgtctgcgatttacattctagccggtgggaaggcaggggaaggcagtttggggagattagtcaccccaaagaagaggagatttgtcgcagggcaactaatctcctctaatctgaccatgtgtctctgccctaaacctaGCCTAAACAAAACTCAGGCAGATGTGGACAGATGGCATTTCAAACTTTTAGGataggtttagggcagagacgcatggtcagattcagggagattagtcgcccggcaacaaatctcctcttctttgggtcgactaatctccccaaactaccttcccctgccttccctagACTAGAATTTAAATccacggcgggatggcactctgagcgtttcattttccgaagtcgtccgaagtttcctcaagaggcaacttcgggtgactttggaaaacaaagcactccaagtgtcatcccgtcggcgatttacattctagccggtgggaaggcaggggaaggcaggggaaggcaatttggggattttagtcgccccaaagaagaggagatttgtcgtcgggcgactaatctccccgaatctgaccatgtgtctctgccctaaacctatCCTAAAAGTTTGAAACGCCATCTGTTTACATCTGCCAGTAAATCATAACTTTATTTGCAGAACTGCAAACCCTGAATGTGCCAAGATTACTTTACAAAAAAAGCTGAAGCCCCTACTAACCAAGATTCTAGGGAAACCTAATATACTAGTAAAACTTTAAtatgttgctcagaaatacagcGTTAGCAACTGCACTGAAATGGGAGCTTATGAGGTATCAGTAAAGAAACATATGTGGCATCAGAGAGACGAAATCATCAGCAGGCAAGATGAAATTATCTCAAGAGTCATCACGCACCACACATTTTTAGGCGCCCTTGTCCTTCACCTACACCTCAAATAACTACACCTCCCAGTGCAgcagggaaaaaaacaccaaactaaaaacaaaagaaaaattctaCTATTGCCCTGAACACATATAAACCAAATgcatacaatatacaatttccaAAGGGGATACCAATTCTTGTTATACAGTATAGCCAATCAGTGCACACAACAATTTATATTTCAATAGTGTAGCTGCGTatggtatatttcaaaacatggtttgaaacatAACCCAGGGTTGCGAGGGCACTTTGGGCAATAGTACCGTGTATCTCGCCTGataccccttttgcggcacacttTGCAAGCTTTTTGTGTAAATTGCTTGCCAGGAGTGGGTGGAAGAGTGTCGATAAAGTGCTTCCCAAGCAATCGGGCGACATTGTCACTAGCAGGCATCTCGGGCACTACCTCCTCTACACCACCAAACAACAGGGCAGGGATTATCTGTAGCTGGTACTTATAATATgacaatttggggcctggtaCTGCTGCTTTATACACAACATAGGAATTTCGAAGGGCCACTTGAATCAAATAAATACcaacttttttgtaccaggcccttgTTTTCCGGGTGGCATTGTAGTAATGTTGGACTTGATCAGTTCTATCAACACCACCCATGTTCTTACTGTATTCTTTGCAACATAGAGGTTTGTTTTTCGGGGGCCTACCAACTCTCTGTTCTGCAATTACTGACGCGTCGTGGATTGTCGTCAGCATGAATACATTTCTTGTGTCACGGTATTGGATGGCAAGGAGCTCATCATTTCGCAGGGCATAAATTTTTCCACGACTCAATTTTTTGGTTATCAGATCCCTGGGCAAACCTTTTCGGTTACGATTTACAGTGCCACAGGCTAGGGTGTCCAAGcaataaagggttctgaataagaGGATGCTTGTATAAAAGTTATCCACATATAACTGGTAACCTCGGCCCAGAAGTAGAGTGATGAGCTCCCATACAATTTTGCCACTGACAGTCAGGTCAAGGGGACAACCAGGGGGGTCTAATTGGGAGTCCTTGCCCTCgtaaatcataaaaaaactgGTGTACCCCGAGCTGCTTTCGCAGAGCTTATAAAATTTGATCCCATAGCGGGCACGTTTGCTTGGGATGTACTGCCGGAATTTTATGCGCCCTTTGAAGAGGAGAAGTGATTCAtctatacaaatatttttggaGGGGGTGTACACTTCTCCAAAGCGCTGTGACAGGCTATcaataaggggcctcaatttatgTAGCCTGTCATGTCCCGGCTCATTAGGGGGTACAGCAGTGGCATTGTTGTTGAAATGAAGAAACCGGAGCAGTAGCTGATACCGGTTTCTGGGCATCGTGGCTGAAAAAACAGGGATAGACAACACTGTACTTGTATCCCAGTAGGACTCCAAAGAATGAGCTTTTACGAGACCCATTGCTAAAGTGAGGCCCACAAACCTCTTGATCTCGTTAACATGTGTGGGATGCCACGCATGTGCTCGAGCATATCTGGGTAGGGGATTTTGGGCAAGATGTTGCTCGGCATACAAATTCGTATAGAGGACCatatcctgtaggatggcctccgtcaaaaataattggaaataatCAATTGGTTCGAAATTTCTGGTGTCCACCTTTACACCTGAGACTGCAGTAAATGGGGGGATTTCAGGATGAAAATTACCAGGAGGCCCCCACGCAGGCTCTCCTCCAGCTGCAGCATCAGCCCTATCGCCCTCTCCCTCATCCTCAACACCCTGATCAACCTGATCATCCAAATCCTGCTCAAGCTCCATGGGCTCTTCAAGGGCAGTAACGGTGCTGCTACTCCCACCTGGTGACTCGTCAGTAGACGAGTCACTATCTGATGGCACATACTCAGAATCAGAGTCAGAGTCACTGAACTCCTCTGAGCTAGATGCCATGCACAGAGCAGCTGCCTCTTCAGCTGAAAAAAACCTTTTGGCCATGTTGCCAACAAAATCTATAGCTTACAATCAGtgaaatacagtacagtaaacaAAGTAATCAGAAATGGGATctgcagtcaaaaaaaaaaaaaaaaaaaggctgacagCTTACTCTACTCACCAAGGCAGAGactatagaagaaaaaaaaacttaatataaacaaatctggcaAAGAAAAGAAGGTCAACCTCTAAACTCCCTAGAACGTTCTAGGAACAGAAACCACACTAATTTATAGTACTTACAATAAACAGCTAATAAAACACCTATCAACCAACAACTTCAATCAAAAATCAACAGATTGAACAGTGATTATTACCTGATCACTAGTTACACTACAATATGGACAGGTTTTACAAACTATGAACAGAAACAGCAATAATGAACAGTAATACAACTATATGaccaactcaataaaatcaatgaaaaattcaataaaacagaAAGTGATTATGCGGTGTGATTTACCACTGACAGCTTTGCAAACACAGAAACTACTCACCAAGGCAGAGActtcagaaagaaaagaaaaaaaactcaatataaacaaatctggcaaagaaaaaaatgaactcTTGAACTCCGTGCAACTCCCTGGATCTTTCTAGAACAGAAACCTCACTATTCTATAGCAATTATAACAATAACAGCAAATAAAACACCTATGAACCAACAAATTCAATCTGATCACTAGTCACACTATGAAATGATTCAAGTTAAGAACACCTAACCACTAGCGTAATAAACCTAACGCAAGCAGTAAAAAGTAATAGAGATGAAAATTCAATAACTACAATAAAGATTGAGAACAACCAAAGATGATCAAAATGATCAGCAACACACaactaaaattttaataaaatacctgAAACTGggacaaaaaatgtaatataacaaaTGCTAGCAATAAAAggtaataaagaacaaagaaggcACAATtcagtaaataataaaagaaaccaaTCAAGATGAACAATAATCAAGATGGAAAACAATCGAAAGCCAGCAAACACCACAAactaaaatgctataaaaattgttgaaaagGGCAAAAGGAGTGAAATAAAAgtaatggaaacaaaaaaaacacaaattcagtaaatacaatcaaaaaCAATCACGAATAAGCAAGAAATAAGTAAAACACAGCAAATGAATAGCAATACAAATTATAAAGCCACTGGAAaagcaataaaatacaaaaaaacagtgATCAACAGTGACAACCACGTATTAGTGTGCAAAATACTACTGTATACGTGTATcagggtatgtgtgtgtgtgctcaactaactggaaaaaaatgaaacactgcaaaaaaaagtcagattaggCAAAAATCAAGTGTGTGTAACAGGTGTGTAACAGGTGTGTAACAGGTGTACCTGGTTCAGGCAAGTCAGATCACGCTGGCACACAACACCGGGGGACCACAGCAGACAGCAGGAAGGCTCCTCGAAAATCCACGACCAACACAGTGAGGAGGAGGTGTTTGGAGACTGCAGTTTTATACTCCTGTAGCTGGCATCCcttgatgacatcactggagcAGGAGGGTCATCCTGGGGGTGCTCACTGGGCTGGATTTAGCCAGAATATTTTTTGCCTAGGGGGTTCAGGGAACTGGAGCAGCCTATCAGCAGCTGCTAAATCATCTTCTAATAATTCCTGCGACATGCTCCCACAGCAGTCctcttctgatgatgtcacactgCTGGAGGAGCGCCGTGGGAGCAATCGTAGGGCAGGAGGAATGATTGGTGAGCGTGCTCGTTGCCTCGGGGGTGTAGGCACCAGGAGCCCCCTTGTATTTGGGCAAAATTTCCTTCTGGCGACTCCTGCGACATGCTCCCACGGCAGTCCTCTCCTGATGATGTCACGCTGCTGGAGGAGCGCGTGGGAGCGATCGCAGGGCACCAGCAAGAAGAGCGGTGagtctgctcattgcctagggggctTAGGCACCAGGAGCGCCCCTGTCTTGCTGCAAAATCGCCTTCTGGCGACTCCTGCGACA is a window from the Xenopus laevis strain J_2021 chromosome 6L, Xenopus_laevis_v10.1, whole genome shotgun sequence genome containing:
- the LOC121394863 gene encoding piggyBac transposable element-derived protein 4-like produces the protein MPRNRYQLLLRFLHFNNNATAVPPNEPGHDRLHKLRPLIDSLSQRFGEVYTPSKNICIDESLLLFKGRIKFRQYIPSKRARYGIKFYKLCESSSGYTSFFMIYEGKDSQLDPPGCPLDLTVSGKIVWELITLLLGRGYQLYVDNFYTSILLFRTLYCLDTLACGTVNRNRKGLPRDLITKKLSRGKIYALRNDELLAIQYRDTRNVFMLTTIHDASVIAEQRVGRPPKNKPLCCKEYSKNMGGVDRTDQVQHYYNATRKTRAWYKKVGIYLIQVALRNSYVVYKAAVPGPKLSYYKYQLQIIPALLFGGVEEVVPEMPASDNVARLLGKHFIDTLPPTPGKQFTQKACKVCRKRGIRRDTRYYCPKCPRNPGLCFKPCFEIYHTQLHY